From a region of the Triticum aestivum cultivar Chinese Spring chromosome 7D, IWGSC CS RefSeq v2.1, whole genome shotgun sequence genome:
- the LOC123167847 gene encoding tyrosine N-monooxygenase-like: protein MLACCCFVSQLLIVITLIHLAMTKSKVRSGTCSSATVPLPLPPGPWSWPLVGSLPEMVLNKPAFRWIHRVMKDMGTDIACFRLGGVHVVPITCPKIAREVLKKQDKNFLSRPLTFASDAISCGYKDVVLTPFGDQWMKMRKVLTSEIICPSRHKWLHDKRADEADNLTRYIYNLTTGGSSSTLGLANVNVRHVTRHYCGNVIRRLVFGQRYFGEPQPDGGPGPMEVEHMDASFTLLGLLFSFCVSDYLPCLLVLDLDGHEKIIKEANTKVDRLHNMVIEERWRQWNSGERQDGVQDLLDVLIMLADGDSKPLLNIDEVKAQCKDIILAAIDNPSNAVEWALAEMVNNPELLAKAVEEMDRVVGRERMVQESDIMQLNYLKACIREAFRVHPVAPFNLPHVAIADTIVAGYRVPKGSHVILSRLALGRNPTVWDEPLHFKPERHMGDNINVVLTESELRFISFSTGRRGCIAASLGTTMSVMLFARLLHGFTWTKPAGVSAINLRESKHDLFIEKPLVLHAEPRLATHLYPLMHR from the exons ATGCTGGCTTGCTGCTGCTTTGTGTCCCAACTGCTCATCGTAATAACACTTATACACCTTGCCATGACCAAGAGCAAGGTCCGTAGTGGCACGTGCTCATCGGCGACGGTGCCGCTTCCACTTCCGCCAGGACCATGGTCGTGGCCACTGGTGGGTAGCCTACCCGAGATGGTGCTCAATAAGCCGGCGTTCCGTTGGATTCATCGCGTGATGAAGGATATGGGCACCGACATTGCTTGCTTCCGCCTCGGCGGCGTCCACGTCGTCCCGATCACATGTCCCAAGATCGCAAGGGAGGTGCTCAAGAAGCAGGACAAGAACTTCTTGTCCCGTCCACTCACCTTCGCCTCCGACGCCATCAGCTGCGGGTACAAGGACGTCGTGCTCACGCCGTTCGGCGACCAGTGGATGAAGATGCGCAAGGTGCTCACCTCTGAGATCATCTGCCCCTCCCGCCACAAGTGGCTCCACGACAAGCGTGCCGACGAAGCTGACAACTTGACGCGCTACATCTACAACCTCACCACCGGGGGGTCATCTTCAACGTTGGGACTAGCCAACGTCAATGTCAGGCATGTCACGCGACATTACTGTGGCAACGTCATCCGCCGGCTTGTCTTCGGCCAACGGTACTTCGGGGAGCCTCAGCCGGATGGTGGGCCGGGGCCGATGGAGGTGGAGCACATGGACGCTTCGTTCACCCTCCTAGGGCTCCTCTTCTCGTTCTGCGTCAGCGACTACCTCCCATGTCTACTTGTCCTAGACCTCGACGGCCACGAGAAAATTATTAAGGAAGCCAATACAAAAGTGGATAGACTGCACAACATGGTCATTGAAGAGCGTTGGAGGCAGTGGAACAGCGGCGAGAGGCAGGACGGAGTCCAGGACCTCCTTGACGTTCTCATCATGCTCGCCGACGGTGACAGCAAGCCGTTGCTCAACATCGATGAGGTCAAAGCACAGTGCAAG GACATAATATTAGCAGCCATAGATAACCCTTCAAACGCAGTGGAGTGGGCGCTGGCGGAGATGGTGAACAACCCAGAATTGCTGGCCAAGGCGGTGGAGGAGATGGACCGGGTGGTCGGTCGCGAGCGAATGGTGCAAGAGTCGGACATCATGCAGCTCAACTATCTCAAGGCGTGCATACGTGAGGCATTTCGCGTCCACCCAGTCGCTCCCTTCAACCTGCCGCACGTCGCGATTGCCGACACCATTGTTGCGGGCTACCGCGTGCCCAAGGGTAGCCACGTCATCCTCAGCCGGTTGGCCCTGGGCCGGAACCCCACCGTCTGGGATGAACCGCTCCACTTCAAGCCAGAGCGCCATATGGGAGACAACATCAATGTGGTACTTACTGAGAGTGAATTGCGATTCATCTCCTTCAGCACCGGGCGGCGGGGATGCATCGCAGCATCACTAGGAACAACCATGAGTGTCATGCTCTTTGCTAGGCTCCTGCATGGCTTCACCTGGACCAAACCGGCTGGGGTGTCGGCCATCAATCTCCGCGAGTCCAAGCATGACCTCTTCATAGAGAAACCGCTAGTGCTACATGCTGAGCCACGTCTTGCAACACACCTCTACCCTCTCATGCACCGTTGA